A genomic window from Cryobacterium sp. SO2 includes:
- a CDS encoding DNA alkylation repair protein, whose amino-acid sequence MAQTTVTGQTVLGQKATGQTLAEVMAEVMAELAALEDPKFRAINANHGDDHGVNLTQLRALAKRLKTQQELARDLWGTGDTAARLLAILICRPKLFDSDELDAMLREARTPKVQDWLVNYVVKKNPHVEELRAVWFADTDPVVASAGWALTTERVAKSPEGLDRAGLLDLIEAEMKDAPERLQWAMNHCLAQIGIEHPEFRERALAIGERLEVLKDYPTPPGCTSPFAPIWITEMVSRQRA is encoded by the coding sequence ATGGCCCAGACAACGGTGACCGGCCAGACGGTGCTCGGGCAGAAGGCGACCGGCCAGACGCTCGCCGAGGTGATGGCCGAGGTGATGGCCGAGCTGGCCGCGCTCGAAGACCCGAAGTTCCGTGCGATCAACGCCAACCACGGTGATGACCACGGTGTGAACCTCACCCAGCTGCGCGCGCTCGCCAAGCGCCTCAAGACCCAGCAGGAGCTGGCTCGGGACCTGTGGGGCACCGGTGATACGGCGGCGCGGCTGCTGGCCATCCTGATCTGCCGCCCCAAGTTGTTCGACAGTGACGAGCTGGATGCCATGCTGCGCGAGGCGCGCACCCCCAAGGTGCAGGACTGGCTCGTGAACTACGTAGTGAAGAAGAACCCGCATGTCGAGGAGCTCCGGGCGGTTTGGTTCGCCGACACCGACCCCGTGGTCGCCAGCGCCGGCTGGGCTCTGACCACCGAACGCGTGGCCAAGTCCCCCGAGGGCCTTGATCGTGCCGGGCTGCTCGACCTCATCGAGGCCGAGATGAAGGATGCCCCGGAGCGGTTGCAATGGGCCATGAACCACTGCCTCGCCCAGATCGGGATTGAGCACCCCGAGTTTCGCGAGCGTGCCCTGGCCATCGGCGAGCGGCTGGAGGTGCTCAAGGACTACCCGACTCCGCCGGGCTGCACCTCGCCGTTCGCGCCCATCTGGATCACCGAGATGGTGAGCCGGCAGAGGGCCTGA
- a CDS encoding RNA polymerase sigma-70 factor, producing the protein MGTPSRDATTAELAELATGFESMRPRLFGIAYRMLGSAVEAEDVLQDAWIKWQTTDRSAIRSHAAFLTTMTTRLAINVATSARVRRETYIGPWLPEPVLTGTDPELGAENTEALEIGLLLLMERLTPKERAVYLLHEAFDYSFSDIAAVIETTEANARQLARRARLHLQDHSDTRVSVAQKNRLLRSFLAAAQAGDLAGLQTLLADDIIIYSDGGGIVSAARRPVEGRDRVGRFLLGTVQKLQPGAQLDITAVNGADAFVIRQHGEPYLVGSLGVSAEGIHRIFFVLNPEKLGAVRSVPNESWAPAVG; encoded by the coding sequence ATGGGAACGCCCAGTCGCGACGCCACCACAGCGGAACTGGCTGAGCTGGCTACCGGGTTCGAGTCAATGCGGCCACGGCTGTTCGGCATCGCCTACCGCATGCTCGGCAGTGCCGTTGAGGCCGAAGACGTGCTGCAGGATGCCTGGATCAAATGGCAGACCACCGACCGGTCTGCCATCCGCAGCCATGCCGCGTTCTTGACGACCATGACAACCCGCCTGGCGATCAACGTGGCGACATCGGCGCGGGTTCGCCGCGAGACCTACATCGGCCCGTGGCTTCCGGAGCCGGTTCTCACCGGCACCGACCCGGAACTGGGTGCGGAGAACACGGAAGCCCTCGAGATCGGTCTTCTGCTCTTGATGGAACGTTTGACGCCGAAGGAGCGCGCGGTTTATCTGTTGCACGAGGCCTTCGACTACAGCTTCAGCGACATCGCCGCGGTGATCGAGACGACCGAGGCCAACGCCCGCCAGCTCGCCCGGCGCGCCCGCCTGCACCTCCAGGACCACAGCGACACCCGGGTGAGCGTCGCGCAGAAGAACCGTCTGCTCCGCTCCTTCCTCGCCGCTGCCCAGGCCGGCGACTTGGCGGGCCTGCAGACCCTCTTGGCCGACGACATCATCATCTACTCGGATGGCGGTGGCATCGTGTCCGCCGCCCGCCGGCCGGTCGAAGGGCGCGATCGGGTCGGACGGTTCCTGCTCGGCACCGTTCAGAAGCTGCAGCCGGGTGCCCAGCTCGACATCACCGCCGTCAACGGCGCCGATGCCTTTGTGATTCGCCAGCACGGCGAGCCCTATCTTGTGGGCTCCCTCGGTGTCTCCGCCGAAGGTATCCACCGGATCTTCTTCGTCCTCAACCCCGAGAAGCTCGGCGCCGTGCGCTCGGTCCCAAACGAATCATGGGCACCGGCCGTAGGCTGA
- a CDS encoding FAD-dependent oxidoreductase — MSTCVEHRVVVIGAGYAGILAANRVQASLTAAEARRVRVTLVNPRADFIERVRLHEVAAGVRSSAAIPLGEMLHERIEIVLGTVLQIDAPGRLLSVLTSNAAAGSGITSEPYDTLVYAVGSVAALGAPGVGDFAHLLGNPDGAETARRALATGPHDQRVVVVGGGATGVEAAAEFAEQYPSASVTLVSRGTVLAHLPVASRRYVARSLARLGVTVLEGNGAVRVLSDAVELADGTRVPSEVTVWTASFAVPDLARRSGLAVDPIGRLLVDDELRAVEHPEIFGAGDAVRPPPSVAAHLRMGCAVAMPLGGHAADNVLAGLRGKPLTKLDIGFAAQCISIGRRRGIIQLLTKADQPRPIRLTGRAGAVVKEFVCAVIATGSPRRERTHPGSLLLPSGPKRMPGDLSGRDAPGRTDPHTADSRS, encoded by the coding sequence ATGAGCACCTGTGTCGAACACCGGGTTGTCGTGATCGGAGCCGGCTATGCAGGCATCCTGGCGGCCAACCGGGTGCAAGCGTCCCTGACGGCTGCCGAGGCCCGACGTGTGCGCGTCACGCTGGTGAACCCCCGCGCCGATTTCATCGAACGCGTGCGCCTGCACGAGGTGGCCGCCGGCGTACGCAGCAGCGCCGCGATTCCGCTGGGCGAGATGCTGCACGAGCGTATCGAGATCGTCTTGGGAACGGTGCTGCAGATCGACGCTCCCGGCCGGCTGCTCTCCGTGCTGACGAGCAACGCGGCGGCGGGCAGCGGGATCACGAGCGAGCCCTATGACACCCTGGTCTATGCCGTGGGGAGCGTCGCCGCGCTCGGAGCACCCGGAGTGGGCGACTTCGCGCACCTGCTCGGCAACCCGGACGGCGCGGAGACCGCGCGCCGTGCGCTCGCCACCGGCCCGCACGATCAACGCGTCGTCGTGGTCGGCGGCGGGGCGACGGGGGTCGAGGCCGCCGCCGAGTTCGCCGAACAGTACCCGTCCGCGTCGGTCACCCTGGTGTCCCGGGGCACCGTGCTCGCGCATCTCCCCGTGGCATCCCGCCGGTACGTTGCACGGTCGCTGGCGAGGCTCGGGGTCACTGTTCTGGAGGGAAACGGTGCCGTACGGGTTCTGTCCGACGCCGTGGAGCTCGCCGACGGCACGCGGGTTCCCAGCGAGGTCACCGTCTGGACCGCCTCATTCGCCGTGCCCGACCTCGCCCGGCGCAGCGGGCTCGCCGTGGACCCGATCGGCCGGCTGCTGGTCGACGACGAACTCCGGGCGGTCGAGCACCCGGAGATCTTCGGGGCCGGCGACGCCGTGCGTCCGCCGCCGTCCGTGGCTGCGCACCTGCGAATGGGCTGCGCCGTCGCGATGCCCCTCGGCGGCCACGCCGCCGATAACGTTCTGGCGGGACTGCGCGGAAAACCCCTGACGAAGCTCGATATCGGTTTCGCTGCCCAGTGCATCAGCATCGGCCGCAGAAGGGGGATCATCCAACTGCTCACCAAGGCCGACCAACCCCGGCCGATCCGCCTCACCGGTCGGGCCGGGGCGGTGGTGAAGGAATTCGTCTGTGCCGTCATCGCGACCGGTTCGCCCCGACGGGAGCGCACCCACCCCGGGTCATTGCTGTTGCCGTCAGGTCCGAAGCGGATGCCCGGCGACCTCAGCGGCCGGGATGCTCCGGGCCGAACAGATCCGCACACTGCTGATTCCCGGTCCTGA
- a CDS encoding helix-turn-helix domain-containing protein encodes MDHAALAAFLRSRRNGLRPEDVGLPEGPRRLVPGLRREEVAALAGMSADYYVRMEQARSPQPSEQMLAALARALRLSNDERDYLYRLAGHNVPARTPMDTHVAPTLLRVFDRLDETPALILSSLGETLAQNWLGAALLGDHSRHTGLARSSVYRWFTDPAEQEIYPLADRLRQGRAQVAGLRAAFGAAGQRSRAGTLVRELTKVSPEFTEIWERHDVATRFQDHKTLIHPELGAIELDCQTLYTEDQGQALLILTAAPRSKGAEKLALLAVLGHQRFASATLADGPAAD; translated from the coding sequence ATGGACCACGCAGCCCTCGCCGCTTTTCTCCGCTCCCGCCGGAACGGGCTCCGCCCCGAAGACGTCGGCCTGCCAGAGGGACCGCGACGCCTGGTGCCGGGCCTCCGCCGCGAGGAGGTCGCCGCGCTGGCCGGGATGTCCGCGGACTACTACGTGCGGATGGAGCAGGCCCGCAGCCCACAACCATCCGAACAGATGCTGGCGGCGCTGGCCCGGGCACTGCGGCTGAGCAACGACGAGCGTGACTACCTGTACCGTCTCGCCGGCCACAACGTGCCCGCGCGCACCCCTATGGACACGCACGTCGCCCCCACCCTCCTGCGGGTCTTCGACCGGCTCGACGAGACCCCGGCGCTCATTCTCTCCAGCCTCGGCGAGACCCTGGCGCAGAACTGGCTGGGCGCCGCGCTCCTCGGCGACCATTCCCGGCACACCGGGCTGGCGCGCAGCAGCGTCTACCGCTGGTTCACCGACCCCGCCGAGCAGGAGATCTACCCTCTTGCCGACCGGCTCCGGCAGGGCCGGGCCCAGGTGGCCGGCCTGCGAGCGGCCTTCGGAGCCGCCGGCCAACGCTCCCGCGCGGGCACTCTGGTGCGGGAACTGACCAAGGTGAGCCCCGAGTTCACCGAGATCTGGGAACGGCACGATGTCGCCACCCGCTTCCAAGACCACAAGACCCTGATCCATCCCGAACTGGGTGCCATCGAACTCGACTGCCAGACCCTGTACACCGAGGACCAGGGCCAGGCGCTGCTCATCCTCACCGCGGCGCCGCGGAGCAAGGGCGCCGAGAAGCTGGCGCTCCTGGCCGTGCTCGGCCACCAGCGGTTCGCCTCGGCGACCCTCGCCGACGGGCCGGCTGCCGACTAG
- a CDS encoding SDR family NAD(P)-dependent oxidoreductase, translating to MNITGNTIFIPGATSGIGLALALRLQAAGNTVVIGGRRTDVLEGLAAEHGLSTVTIDTTDPASVLAARDRVLAEHSDLNVLVAMAGVMNAEDVRGATFLVEAERIVDTNINGPLRLISAFIDHLQTRPAATLMTVSSGLAFTPLAFTPTYNGTKAFIHQYSETIRMQLAGTSVQVIELVPPAVQTELMVGNSVNEHFMPLDAFADEVMALLETQPDAQEILVETVKFLRFAEVEGRYAATIAALNPAA from the coding sequence ATGAACATCACCGGAAACACCATTTTCATCCCCGGCGCCACGTCGGGCATCGGCCTCGCCCTGGCCCTGCGACTGCAGGCCGCCGGCAACACTGTCGTGATCGGCGGACGCCGCACCGACGTGCTCGAAGGCCTCGCCGCCGAGCACGGCCTCTCGACCGTCACCATCGACACCACCGACCCGGCCTCCGTGCTGGCCGCCCGCGATCGGGTGCTCGCCGAGCACAGCGACCTGAACGTGCTCGTAGCCATGGCCGGGGTGATGAACGCCGAAGACGTACGCGGCGCCACCTTCCTGGTGGAGGCCGAGCGCATCGTCGACACCAACATCAACGGACCGCTGCGTCTGATCTCGGCATTCATCGATCACCTGCAGACCCGCCCCGCCGCCACCCTCATGACGGTCTCGTCCGGCTTGGCCTTCACGCCGCTGGCCTTCACCCCGACCTACAACGGCACCAAGGCCTTCATCCACCAGTACAGCGAGACGATTCGGATGCAGCTGGCGGGCACCTCTGTTCAGGTCATCGAACTCGTGCCGCCGGCTGTGCAAACCGAACTCATGGTCGGCAACTCGGTGAACGAGCACTTCATGCCCCTCGACGCCTTCGCCGACGAGGTCATGGCGTTGCTGGAAACCCAGCCCGACGCCCAGGAGATCCTGGTCGAGACCGTGAAGTTCCTGCGCTTCGCCGAGGTGGAGGGTCGCTACGCGGCGACCATCGCGGCGCTCAACCCGGCCGCCTAG
- a CDS encoding DNA helicase: MELSIWLSQHGGIAHSEQALRAGFTRYAIRQGIAGGVCTRIRRDWLAMPTAPADLRAAAVLGGRVACLSLARRLELWHLSDGMNHVSIPRNRAVPASDTLRVHWSAGPMPGARFALVEPVENALVHIAECQPFENALVVWDSALNKKLVTQHSLARLHLRSAAARAVRDVASGLADSGLETLPVSRLAFIGIRVSQRVMLDGHRVDGLIGERLVLQIDGFSFHSTAEQRRADIAHDRLLTVRPSWGVRAGRMRAARSAV, translated from the coding sequence ATGGAACTCAGCATCTGGCTGTCCCAGCACGGGGGTATTGCTCATTCGGAACAGGCCCTGCGGGCGGGCTTCACCCGCTATGCCATTCGGCAGGGCATTGCCGGCGGTGTCTGCACCCGGATCCGGCGCGACTGGCTGGCCATGCCGACGGCGCCAGCGGATCTGCGCGCCGCGGCGGTGCTCGGCGGCCGGGTTGCCTGCCTCAGCCTCGCCCGGCGACTCGAGTTGTGGCACCTCTCTGACGGGATGAACCACGTGAGCATCCCCAGAAACAGGGCGGTGCCGGCATCCGACACCCTGCGGGTGCATTGGAGTGCCGGACCGATGCCGGGTGCCCGGTTCGCGCTGGTGGAACCGGTGGAGAACGCGCTCGTGCACATTGCCGAGTGCCAACCCTTCGAAAACGCACTCGTCGTGTGGGACTCCGCCCTGAATAAGAAGCTCGTGACCCAGCACTCGCTCGCGAGGCTGCACCTGCGCAGTGCCGCGGCCCGCGCCGTGCGAGACGTCGCATCGGGGCTGGCCGATTCGGGTCTGGAGACGCTGCCCGTGTCTCGGCTGGCCTTCATCGGCATCCGGGTGAGCCAGCGGGTGATGCTCGACGGGCACCGAGTAGACGGGCTCATCGGCGAGCGACTGGTATTGCAGATCGATGGATTCAGTTTCCACTCCACCGCTGAGCAGCGACGGGCGGACATCGCTCACGATCGCCTCCTAACCGTGCGACCGTCTTGGGGGGTGCGTGCGGGGCGGATGCGTGCGGCGCGGTCGGCTGTCTAG
- a CDS encoding histidine phosphatase family protein translates to MATVILVRHGRTTANASGLLAGRTAGVLLDEIGRDQAASAGSRLAAVPLVGVVSSPLERCRQTAQLILDLQTGSPVTPVEDDLTECDYGDWQGRTLSDLATEALWPVVQTQPSAVTFPNGEAMATMQSRSVAAIRRHDAAFEAQHGPGAVWVAVSHGDIIKSILADALGMHLDLFQRINVGPASVSIVRYGNSRPTVHATNTDAGDLSWLAAAGPAADAPVGGGAGHQPQHAARA, encoded by the coding sequence ATGGCCACAGTCATCCTCGTGCGGCACGGCCGCACCACCGCCAACGCCTCTGGCCTACTCGCCGGCCGTACCGCCGGAGTGCTGCTCGATGAGATCGGCCGTGATCAGGCCGCGTCCGCAGGCTCCCGGCTGGCCGCGGTGCCGCTGGTGGGCGTGGTGTCCAGCCCGCTCGAGCGCTGCCGGCAGACCGCGCAGCTGATCCTCGACCTGCAGACGGGCTCCCCGGTGACGCCGGTGGAGGACGACCTCACCGAATGCGACTACGGCGACTGGCAGGGCCGCACCCTCAGCGACCTCGCCACCGAAGCGCTCTGGCCCGTCGTGCAGACCCAGCCGTCCGCCGTCACCTTCCCCAACGGTGAGGCGATGGCCACCATGCAGTCTCGCTCGGTCGCCGCGATCCGCCGGCACGACGCGGCCTTCGAGGCGCAGCACGGGCCGGGAGCGGTGTGGGTGGCGGTGAGCCACGGGGACATCATCAAGTCGATCCTGGCGGATGCGCTCGGCATGCACCTGGACCTGTTCCAGCGCATCAACGTGGGCCCGGCATCCGTCTCGATCGTGCGTTACGGCAATAGCCGGCCCACAGTGCACGCCACGAACACCGACGCCGGCGACCTCTCCTGGCTCGCCGCCGCGGGCCCGGCGGCCGACGCGCCGGTCGGCGGTGGTGCCGGACATCAGCCGCAGCACGCCGCGCGCGCCTAA
- a CDS encoding DUF3090 domain-containing protein: protein MPTIVHEFAWPDRVVIGTVGLPGSRTFYLQVRTGARIVSIALEKQQSALLAEKIDEILDQLIAYEGNPFSIPKGTPIELVDNDPLEQPVDEEFRTAAMSLGWDPSTVQVVLEAHWYDEESPEFDPETLEPGETLVVRMPVGTARAFARRTREVVGAGRPLCPLCGEPIDPDGHTCILPGV from the coding sequence ATGCCTACAATCGTCCATGAGTTCGCCTGGCCGGATCGGGTCGTCATCGGCACGGTCGGTCTGCCCGGTTCCCGCACTTTCTACCTGCAGGTGCGCACCGGTGCCCGGATCGTCAGCATCGCGCTGGAGAAGCAACAATCGGCGCTGCTCGCGGAGAAGATCGACGAGATCCTCGACCAGCTGATCGCCTACGAGGGCAACCCGTTCAGCATCCCCAAGGGCACGCCCATCGAACTCGTCGACAACGACCCGCTTGAGCAACCCGTCGACGAGGAGTTCCGCACCGCGGCCATGAGCCTGGGCTGGGACCCGTCGACGGTGCAGGTCGTTCTCGAGGCGCACTGGTACGACGAGGAGAGCCCGGAGTTCGACCCGGAGACGCTCGAACCGGGGGAGACCCTGGTGGTGCGGATGCCCGTGGGCACCGCGCGGGCGTTCGCCAGGCGCACCCGCGAGGTGGTGGGCGCCGGCCGGCCGCTCTGCCCGCTCTGCGGCGAGCCCATCGACCCGGACGGGCACACCTGCATCCTCCCCGGCGTGTGA
- a CDS encoding SCO1664 family protein → MPDADLLDGELELTGRITTASNATFLGEIAGVTVVYKPIAGENPLWDFPDGDLASREAAAYLVSEAFGWNVVPRTWLRDGPMGPGMTQLWQDADPEQDAVDLVPAEEVPADGWRQVLEGEDGNNRRVALIHEDSAALRRMAVFDIVVNNADRKGDHILAMPDGHRHGVDHGLTFHAEHKLRTVLWGWIGDDLSDDELAGVDRVRAQLAGDLGDTLAALLTPAELAALAARCDRLRSEGRFPGPEGEMPAVPWPLF, encoded by the coding sequence ATGCCGGACGCCGACCTCCTCGACGGTGAGCTCGAACTCACGGGCCGGATCACGACGGCCTCCAACGCCACCTTCCTCGGCGAGATCGCGGGGGTCACGGTGGTCTACAAACCGATCGCCGGCGAGAACCCGCTCTGGGACTTTCCCGATGGCGACCTCGCCAGCCGCGAGGCCGCGGCCTACCTGGTGTCGGAGGCGTTCGGCTGGAACGTGGTGCCGCGCACGTGGCTGCGCGACGGCCCGATGGGCCCGGGGATGACCCAGCTGTGGCAGGACGCCGACCCCGAGCAGGACGCCGTGGACCTGGTCCCGGCCGAGGAGGTGCCCGCGGACGGCTGGCGGCAGGTGCTCGAGGGGGAGGACGGGAACAACCGCCGGGTCGCGCTCATCCACGAGGATTCCGCTGCGCTTCGCCGGATGGCCGTGTTCGACATCGTCGTGAACAACGCCGACCGCAAGGGCGACCACATCCTCGCGATGCCCGACGGGCACAGGCACGGGGTGGACCACGGCCTCACCTTCCACGCCGAGCACAAACTGCGCACGGTGCTCTGGGGCTGGATCGGCGACGACCTCAGCGACGATGAACTGGCCGGCGTCGACCGGGTGCGCGCCCAGTTGGCCGGTGACCTCGGCGACACCCTCGCCGCGTTGCTCACCCCCGCCGAGCTGGCGGCGCTGGCCGCCCGCTGCGACCGGTTGCGCAGCGAAGGCCGGTTCCCCGGCCCGGAGGGCGAGATGCCCGCGGTGCCCTGGCCGCTGTTCTGA
- the arfB gene encoding alternative ribosome rescue aminoacyl-tRNA hydrolase ArfB, producing MDLEVSPALTIPASELAWRFSRSSGPGGQHVNTSDSRVEVSWNVAESAVLTEDQRALLLSRLDRRLIAGVVTIAASEQRSQLRNREIALVKLADLVTAGLAPDAARRRVTKPTKGSGRRHLAAKQQRSATKQQRRRPSAE from the coding sequence ATGGATCTGGAGGTGTCGCCCGCGCTCACGATTCCGGCGTCGGAACTCGCCTGGCGGTTCTCCCGGTCGTCCGGGCCCGGCGGACAGCACGTCAACACCTCGGACAGCCGTGTCGAGGTGTCCTGGAACGTCGCGGAGTCCGCGGTGCTCACGGAGGACCAGCGGGCTTTGCTGCTCAGCCGCCTGGATCGGCGCCTGATCGCCGGGGTCGTCACGATCGCCGCGTCCGAGCAGCGCTCCCAGCTGCGCAACCGGGAGATCGCGCTCGTGAAGCTCGCCGATCTCGTGACCGCGGGCCTGGCCCCAGATGCGGCCCGCCGTCGGGTCACCAAACCCACCAAGGGCTCCGGCCGGCGCCACCTCGCGGCCAAGCAGCAGCGCTCCGCCACGAAGCAGCAGCGCCGGCGGCCCTCCGCCGAGTAG
- a CDS encoding alpha/beta family hydrolase — protein sequence MDSSENIRITVGDGEVSAVFAGPADPGATLVVAPGAGSSFDHPFLVGFTRALNEAGMATLRFNFPYREAGRKLPDRAPTAIAAWRAALAVAELRSPGLPVWASGKSFGGRMASMAVAAGMPAAGLVFLGYPLHPPGKPEKLRDEHLYGIDLPMLFVQGTRDPFGSPAELGPVVAKIGARATLRWIDDANHSFEVRGAKRPPTEVGASLAPLVAEFVRGSDLTARPGPTG from the coding sequence ATGGATTCGTCGGAGAACATCCGCATCACGGTCGGCGACGGCGAGGTGTCGGCCGTGTTCGCCGGGCCTGCCGACCCGGGTGCCACGCTCGTGGTGGCTCCGGGCGCCGGGTCGAGCTTCGACCATCCATTCCTCGTCGGGTTCACCCGGGCGCTGAATGAGGCGGGGATGGCGACCCTTCGGTTCAACTTCCCCTACCGGGAGGCCGGCCGAAAGCTCCCCGACCGGGCCCCGACGGCGATTGCCGCGTGGCGGGCGGCCCTGGCGGTTGCGGAGCTCCGCTCCCCCGGACTTCCGGTCTGGGCGTCCGGCAAGTCCTTCGGCGGGCGGATGGCGTCGATGGCTGTCGCTGCCGGCATGCCGGCAGCGGGGCTGGTCTTTCTCGGCTACCCGTTGCATCCGCCCGGCAAGCCCGAGAAGCTGCGCGACGAACACCTCTACGGGATCGACCTGCCGATGCTGTTCGTGCAGGGCACCCGCGACCCGTTCGGCAGCCCGGCCGAACTCGGCCCGGTGGTGGCCAAAATCGGCGCCCGCGCAACATTGCGGTGGATCGACGATGCGAACCATTCCTTCGAAGTGCGGGGCGCCAAGCGCCCGCCCACCGAGGTGGGCGCCTCGCTAGCACCGCTCGTGGCCGAGTTCGTGCGCGGCAGCGACCTGACGGCTCGGCCCGGGCCGACGGGCTGA
- a CDS encoding DUF1992 domain-containing protein — translation MTGSREPSDTPLNVARYKINREIPAADRPETTEPDTNEAGQSMMDARAQYVEISIQQAMRRGDFDNLPGTGKPIPGLAAPYDPDWWIRQKIEREQITGLGPPALTLRSEDAGLDARLDGVFSASQVRDLLEDFNRRVIEARRQLRGGPPVVTALRDVDAELARWQDRREAKRLEQEVARDREAAALAAMTWRERRRAKRQR, via the coding sequence ATGACTGGCTCACGCGAACCCAGCGATACCCCGCTGAACGTGGCGCGGTACAAGATCAACCGCGAGATTCCCGCCGCCGACCGTCCGGAGACGACCGAGCCGGACACCAACGAGGCCGGTCAGTCGATGATGGATGCCCGCGCCCAGTACGTGGAGATCTCGATCCAGCAGGCGATGCGCCGCGGCGACTTCGACAACCTCCCGGGCACCGGCAAACCGATCCCGGGGCTCGCCGCCCCGTACGACCCGGACTGGTGGATCCGCCAGAAGATCGAGCGCGAGCAGATCACTGGGCTCGGCCCGCCCGCGCTCACGCTGCGCTCCGAGGATGCCGGCCTCGACGCCCGCCTGGATGGCGTGTTCTCGGCATCGCAGGTGCGTGACCTCCTGGAGGACTTCAACCGGCGCGTGATCGAGGCCCGCCGGCAGCTTCGCGGCGGCCCGCCCGTCGTCACCGCGCTGCGGGACGTGGATGCGGAACTGGCGCGCTGGCAGGACCGGCGGGAGGCAAAGAGGCTCGAACAGGAGGTGGCCCGCGACCGCGAGGCCGCGGCACTGGCGGCGATGACCTGGCGGGAGCGCCGACGGGCCAAGCGCCAACGTTGA
- the ppk2 gene encoding polyphosphate kinase 2 — MSDKKKNGATHGGKLGRKQYEAELATLQGELVSLQEWVKRTGAKLCIVFEGRDTAGKGGTIKGIVERVSPRVFRVVALPSPTEREKSQMYIQRYLAHFPAAGEVVIFDRSWYNRAGVERVMGFCTPKQTEDFLRMAPLVERAMVDSGIILVKYWLEVSEEEQTRRLESRINDPRKTWKLSAMDVESYGRWYDYSRARDAMFQATDVGGAPWYIANTDDKKRGRLNIISHLLSQVPYEPEPTPDVKLPERQKPGDYQEPKLTLRHIPTPF; from the coding sequence GTGAGCGACAAGAAGAAGAACGGTGCCACCCACGGCGGCAAGCTCGGCCGCAAGCAGTACGAGGCCGAGCTCGCCACGCTGCAGGGAGAACTGGTCTCCCTGCAGGAGTGGGTCAAGCGCACCGGCGCCAAGCTCTGCATAGTGTTCGAGGGCCGCGACACCGCGGGCAAGGGCGGCACGATCAAGGGCATCGTCGAACGCGTCAGTCCCCGGGTGTTCCGGGTGGTTGCGCTGCCCTCTCCCACCGAACGGGAGAAAAGCCAGATGTACATCCAGCGTTACCTCGCGCACTTCCCCGCCGCCGGGGAGGTCGTGATCTTCGACCGCAGTTGGTACAACCGGGCCGGAGTGGAACGGGTGATGGGCTTCTGCACGCCCAAGCAGACCGAGGACTTTCTGCGGATGGCGCCTCTGGTGGAGCGGGCAATGGTGGACTCCGGCATCATCCTGGTCAAGTACTGGCTCGAGGTGAGCGAAGAGGAGCAGACCCGGCGGTTGGAGAGCCGGATCAACGATCCCCGCAAGACCTGGAAGCTTTCGGCGATGGACGTGGAATCCTACGGGCGCTGGTACGACTACTCCCGGGCCAGGGACGCCATGTTCCAGGCCACGGATGTCGGCGGGGCGCCCTGGTACATCGCCAACACCGACGACAAGAAGCGCGGTCGCCTCAACATCATCAGCCATCTGCTCAGCCAGGTGCCCTACGAGCCGGAACCTACCCCCGACGTGAAACTGCCCGAGCGCCAGAAGCCCGGCGACTACCAAGAACCGAAGCTGACGCTTCGGCATATTCCCACCCCGTTCTAG